The Prochlorococcus sp. MIT 1341 genomic interval GAAGAAGCTTTGGGGAGGCCTCTCTAGAGTATCGATTCCCTATATGGAGCATTGTTGCTGGCGAGCTTTTTGTTGATGCTGGAACCTCTTTTGACTCACAAGCAAAAGTACCTGGTAAGCCTGGAAGGCTTCTTAATAAGGCTGGTGCTGGTTATTCGCTAGGTACAGGAGTTATTGTCACTACTCCCGTAGGGCCTCTACGTCTTGAAGCTGCAAGTCAGGGACTTTCAGGTAATTGGCGCTTTAATCTTGGAGTTGGCTGGAAGTTTTAGTGACTATTTGGCCTGCTGATTATCAAGCTCCTTGGACCCTTGCAGGTGTTGTCACTCGTGAAGGAGTTGGCCTTCATACAGGGGAGAATTGCTCGTTGAGGCTTTTGCCTTCTTCAAAGGCGGGCTTTCATGTCTCATGGATTGACGACCAAAGCAACTCAACAACTCTCTCTACTAAACAACTTAGAGAGAGTGCTCTTTGCACAACTCTTGATTTCGGCAGCCGTAAGTTGGCAACTGTGGAACACCTCTTAGCCGCTTTGGGAGGGTGTGGTCTTAGCCATGTGGAGATTCAAGTTTCTGGGGAGGAAGTTCCTATTTTGGATGGATCTGCCTTGGGTTGGGTTCAGGCTATTGAGGAGGTTGGCGTTATCCCTGCAGAAACTCCTAGAAGAAATCAAATATCTCTTGATGCTCCACTTCTTTTTCATAGGAAAACAAGTGTTATTACTGCTACCCCTTCCGAAAGATTTTGTTTGGTAGCTGTTATTGACTTTCCTCAGGCAGCTATAGGGAAGCAAATTTTTTCTATTGAGTTAACCCCAGAAAAATTTGTAAAAGAGATTGCTCCAGCAAGGACATTCGGTTTTTTGGATAATGTTGAAGAGCTGAGAGCAGCGGGCTTGATTCAAGGCGCATCTTTAGAAAATGCTTTGGTTTGTGATGGCAAAAAGTGGCTAAATCCTCCATTGAGATTCTCAGATGAGCCTGTAAGGCATAAGCTCTTGGACTTGATCGGTGATTTATCTATTGTTGGTTTCCCAAAAGCACAAGTAATTGTCTACAGGGGCTCTCATGCGCTTCACACCGATTTAGCTACTTATCTTTCCAACCACTACTGCGATATCTCTTGACTAACGACTCTTCCAACAACCCGATTTTGACCTCTGAGCAGATTATGGGACTTTTGCCCCATAGATACCCTTTTGCCTTAGTTGATCGAGTTATTGAACATGAGCCCGGTAAACGTGCTGTGGCTATTAAAAATGTGAGTATTAATGAACCTCAGTTTCAAGGTCATTTCCCTGAGAGACCTCTGATGCCAGGGGTATTAATTGTTGAGGCAATGGCTCAAGTGGGGGGGTTAATTGTGACTCAGATGCCTGATCTTCCTAAGGGGCTTTTTGTTTTTGCTGGGATTGATGGTGTGCGATTTAGACGTCCTGTTGTGCCAGGCGATCAACTTAGAATTAGCTGTGAGTTACTAAGTCTTAAGCGAAAACGATTTGGCAAGGTTCAAGCCGAGGCAACTGTTGATAGTCAGCTTGTTTGCTCCGGGAATTTAATGTTCTCACTTGTCGACTGAATATATGGACAAGTTTCTCAACCCTTTATCGGTTAAGACCGACGGTGCCACTGAGATTCACTCCAGTGCTGAAGTTGATTCTCGAGCAGAAATAGAAAGTGGCGTAATTATTGGCCCTGGTGCAGTTGTTGGGCCTGATGTGCATATTGGAGCAAATAGCAGGATTGGTCCCCATGTAGTCCTTGATGGACGGTTAACTATTGGATCTAATAATCGAATCTTTGCAGGTGCTTGCCTCGGATTAGAACCTCAAGATCTGAAATATCGTGGTGCCCCTACAGAGGTGGTTATTGGTGATGAAAACACGATTAGGGAATATGTGACTATTAATAGGGCAACTGATGAAGGAGAACAAACAAAGATTGGCGATAGGAACTTGTTAATGGCTTATTGCCATTTAGGACATAACTGTGAGTTAGGCAATGGCATAGTTATGTCAAATAGCATTCAAGTTGCTGGGCATGTAGTTATTGAAGATCGAGCAGTTATCGGAGGTTGCCTTGGTATACA includes:
- the fabZ gene encoding 3-hydroxyacyl-ACP dehydratase FabZ, giving the protein MGLLPHRYPFALVDRVIEHEPGKRAVAIKNVSINEPQFQGHFPERPLMPGVLIVEAMAQVGGLIVTQMPDLPKGLFVFAGIDGVRFRRPVVPGDQLRISCELLSLKRKRFGKVQAEATVDSQLVCSGNLMFSLVD
- the lpxA gene encoding acyl-ACP--UDP-N-acetylglucosamine O-acyltransferase; the encoded protein is MDKFLNPLSVKTDGATEIHSSAEVDSRAEIESGVIIGPGAVVGPDVHIGANSRIGPHVVLDGRLTIGSNNRIFAGACLGLEPQDLKYRGAPTEVVIGDENTIREYVTINRATDEGEQTKIGDRNLLMAYCHLGHNCELGNGIVMSNSIQVAGHVVIEDRAVIGGCLGIHQFVHIGGLAMVGGMTRVDRDVPPYCLVEGHPGRLRGLNRVGLRRSGLDHIEDGGELRQLQEVWTLLFKSDHVMSEALTHARKQHLMPASSHLCDFVEASIQNGRRGPMPASTSTR
- the lpxC gene encoding UDP-3-O-acyl-N-acetylglucosamine deacetylase, producing the protein MTIWPADYQAPWTLAGVVTREGVGLHTGENCSLRLLPSSKAGFHVSWIDDQSNSTTLSTKQLRESALCTTLDFGSRKLATVEHLLAALGGCGLSHVEIQVSGEEVPILDGSALGWVQAIEEVGVIPAETPRRNQISLDAPLLFHRKTSVITATPSERFCLVAVIDFPQAAIGKQIFSIELTPEKFVKEIAPARTFGFLDNVEELRAAGLIQGASLENALVCDGKKWLNPPLRFSDEPVRHKLLDLIGDLSIVGFPKAQVIVYRGSHALHTDLATYLSNHYCDIS